In a genomic window of Streptococcus oralis:
- a CDS encoding PTS sugar transporter subunit IIB, whose protein sequence is MSIGIIIASHGEFAAGIHQSGSMIFGEQEKVQVVTFMPNEGPDDLYAKFNNAVAAFDAEDEVLVLADLWSGSPFNQASRVMGENPERKFAIITGLNLPMLIQAYTERLMDANAGVDKVAANIIKEAKDGIKALPEELNPVEEVATAAAAPVAQAAIPEGTVIGDGKLKINLARLDTRLLHGQVATAWTPDSKANRIIVASDNVANDDLRKELIKQAAPNGVKANVVPIQKLIDVAKDPRFGDTHALILFETPQDALRAIEGGVPIKTLNVGSMAHSTGKTMINNVLSMDKEDVATFEKMRDLGVEFDVRKVPNDTKKDLFDLINKANVQ, encoded by the coding sequence ATGAGTATCGGAATCATTATTGCGAGCCACGGCGAATTTGCTGCGGGTATTCATCAGTCAGGATCTATGATCTTTGGTGAACAAGAAAAGGTTCAAGTTGTAACCTTTATGCCAAATGAAGGTCCAGATGACCTTTACGCTAAATTCAACAACGCTGTGGCTGCATTTGACGCAGAAGATGAGGTTCTAGTATTGGCTGACCTTTGGAGTGGATCTCCATTCAACCAAGCTAGCCGCGTGATGGGAGAAAATCCAGAACGTAAGTTTGCCATCATCACAGGACTGAACTTGCCGATGTTGATCCAAGCCTACACAGAGCGCCTTATGGACGCGAATGCAGGTGTGGATAAAGTCGCTGCGAATATCATTAAAGAAGCCAAAGATGGCATCAAGGCTCTTCCAGAAGAGCTTAACCCAGTTGAGGAAGTTGCAACTGCTGCAGCTGCTCCAGTTGCACAAGCTGCTATTCCAGAAGGAACTGTTATCGGTGACGGTAAACTGAAAATCAACCTTGCTCGTCTAGACACTCGTCTACTTCACGGTCAGGTTGCGACTGCTTGGACTCCAGATTCAAAAGCAAACCGTATCATCGTTGCTTCAGATAACGTTGCTAACGACGACTTGCGTAAAGAATTGATTAAACAAGCAGCTCCAAACGGAGTAAAAGCCAACGTTGTTCCAATTCAAAAATTGATTGACGTTGCAAAAGACCCACGTTTCGGTGACACTCATGCCCTTATCTTGTTTGAAACACCACAAGATGCACTTCGTGCAATCGAAGGTGGCGTGCCAATCAAGACTCTTAACGTTGGTTCTATGGCTCACTCAACAGGTAAAACAATGATTAACAACGTTTTGTCTATGGACAAAGAAGACGTTGCAACCTTTGAAAAAATGCGTGACCTCGGTGTTGAATTTGACGTACGTAAAGTACCAAACGACACGAAAAAAGATTTGTTTGACTTGATTAACAAAGCGAACGTTCAATAA
- a CDS encoding PTS mannose/fructose/sorbose transporter subunit IIC, giving the protein MSDISIISAILVVVVAFLAGLEGILDQFQFHQPIVACTLIGLATGNLEAGVMLGGSLQMIALGWANIGAAVAPDAALASVAAAIILIKGGNFTTEGIAVATATAIPLAVAGLFLTMIVRTISVVLVHSADAAAKDGNIAAVERAHFIALLLQGLRIAIPAAFLIAIPASAVKDALGLMPDWLNGGMAVGGAMVVAVGYAMVINMMATREVWPFFAIGFALAAISQLTLIALGVIGVALAFIYLNLTKQGGNGGGGAATSNDPIGDILEDY; this is encoded by the coding sequence ATGTCAGATATTTCAATCATTTCTGCTATCTTGGTTGTAGTTGTTGCCTTCCTTGCAGGTCTTGAAGGTATCCTCGACCAATTCCAATTCCATCAACCAATCGTCGCATGTACCCTTATCGGACTTGCAACTGGTAACCTCGAAGCAGGTGTTATGCTTGGTGGATCTCTTCAAATGATCGCCCTTGGTTGGGCAAACATCGGAGCTGCCGTAGCTCCTGACGCTGCTCTTGCATCTGTTGCTGCAGCGATCATCTTGATCAAAGGTGGGAACTTTACTACTGAAGGTATCGCCGTTGCAACTGCAACAGCTATCCCTCTCGCTGTAGCTGGACTTTTCTTGACAATGATTGTTCGTACAATCTCAGTTGTCTTAGTTCACTCAGCTGATGCTGCTGCTAAAGACGGAAACATTGCAGCTGTTGAGCGTGCTCACTTTATCGCTCTACTTCTTCAAGGTCTTCGTATTGCTATTCCTGCAGCCTTCCTTATTGCTATCCCTGCTTCTGCCGTCAAAGACGCTCTTGGTTTGATGCCAGACTGGTTGAACGGTGGTATGGCTGTCGGTGGTGCTATGGTCGTTGCCGTTGGTTACGCCATGGTTATCAACATGATGGCAACTCGTGAAGTATGGCCATTCTTCGCTATCGGTTTTGCACTTGCTGCGATTTCTCAATTGACTTTGATTGCCCTTGGTGTCATCGGTGTTGCCCTTGCCTTCATCTACCTTAACCTTACAAAACAAGGTGGAAACGGTGGCGGCGGAGCTGCAACTTCTAACGACCCAATCGGTGATATCCTAGAAGACTACTAG
- a CDS encoding NCS2 family permease, whose protein sequence is MDKLFKLKEHGTDVRTEVLAGLTTFFAMSYILFVNPQMLSQTGMPVQGVFLATIIGSVVGTLMMAFYANLPYAQAPGMGLNAFFTFTVVFGMGYTWKEALGMVFICGIISLIITLTNVRKMIIESIPTTLRSAISAGIGVFLAYVGIKNAGLLKFSIDPGTYTVAGEGADKAQAALTANSAAVPGLVDFNTPAVLVALAGLAITIFFVVKGIKGGIILSILTTTVLAIAVGVVKLSGIDFASNNLSAAVNDLGTLFGAALGSEGLGSLISNTSRLPETLMAILAFSLTDIFDTIGTLIGTGEKVGIVATSGENHESVKLDKALYSDLVATSVGAIAGTSNVTTYVESAAGIGAGGRTGLTALVVAICFALSSFFSPLLAIVPTAATAPILIIVGIMMLSNLKNIPWDDMAEAVPAFFTSIFMGFSYSITQGIAVGFLTYTLTKVVKGQAKDVHVMIWILDALFILNYISMAL, encoded by the coding sequence ATGGACAAACTATTTAAACTAAAAGAGCACGGGACAGATGTCCGTACAGAGGTGCTTGCTGGTTTAACAACATTCTTTGCAATGAGTTATATTCTCTTTGTAAACCCTCAAATGCTTTCCCAAACGGGTATGCCTGTTCAAGGTGTGTTCTTGGCAACGATTATCGGTTCTGTAGTCGGTACCTTGATGATGGCTTTCTATGCTAATTTGCCCTACGCACAAGCACCAGGTATGGGACTAAATGCCTTCTTCACATTTACAGTTGTATTTGGGATGGGCTATACTTGGAAAGAAGCTCTTGGTATGGTCTTCATTTGTGGAATTATTTCACTGATTATTACCTTGACAAATGTTCGTAAAATGATCATCGAATCTATTCCAACAACACTTCGTTCAGCTATTTCGGCTGGTATTGGTGTTTTCCTTGCCTATGTTGGGATTAAGAATGCCGGCCTCTTGAAATTCTCAATCGATCCAGGTACTTATACGGTAGCAGGTGAAGGAGCAGACAAGGCTCAAGCTGCACTTACTGCAAACTCCGCAGCCGTTCCAGGTTTGGTTGACTTCAATACTCCAGCAGTATTGGTGGCTCTTGCTGGTTTGGCTATTACCATCTTCTTTGTTGTTAAAGGCATCAAAGGTGGAATCATTCTTTCTATTTTAACAACGACTGTCCTTGCCATTGCTGTTGGTGTTGTCAAATTGTCAGGGATTGACTTTGCTAGCAACAATCTTTCAGCAGCGGTTAATGATTTAGGAACTTTGTTTGGTGCTGCTCTTGGTTCAGAAGGTTTAGGATCTTTGATTTCAAACACTTCGCGTTTACCAGAAACCTTGATGGCTATTCTTGCCTTCTCACTAACGGATATTTTTGATACAATCGGTACTCTTATCGGTACTGGTGAAAAAGTTGGTATCGTTGCGACAAGTGGGGAAAACCATGAGTCAGTTAAATTGGACAAGGCTCTATACTCTGATTTGGTGGCAACATCAGTAGGTGCCATTGCAGGTACTTCAAACGTTACAACTTATGTTGAGTCAGCAGCCGGTATCGGTGCTGGTGGACGTACTGGATTGACAGCCTTAGTTGTTGCTATCTGTTTTGCTCTATCTAGCTTCTTTAGCCCACTTCTAGCGATTGTTCCGACAGCTGCAACAGCACCAATTTTGATCATCGTCGGAATCATGATGCTTTCTAACTTGAAAAATATCCCTTGGGATGATATGGCTGAAGCGGTTCCTGCCTTCTTCACATCTATCTTTATGGGATTCAGCTACTCTATCACACAAGGGATTGCTGTTGGTTTCTTGACATACACCTTGACAAAAGTTGTCAAAGGTCAAGCCAAGGATGTGCATGTGATGATTTGGATTTTGGATGCCTTGTTTATCCTTAACTATATCAGTATGGCGCTATAA
- a CDS encoding CPBP family intramembrane glutamic endopeptidase yields MKDKTVWQEVLNRGKWVLILLVAFVLSQFPIGLALFLANKQFPILQSGLLVGALSIVVLIVFIIGARKTQLATFNLSFFKAKDLARLVLSYLVIFATNLLGSLLLRLTNEATTNNQSILNGLVQNSSLISTFFLLVLIAPICEEILCRGIIPKKIFRGKEKLGFVVGAIVFALLHMPTNLPSVIIYGGMSTVLTWTAYKTERLEMSILLHMILNGIAFCLLALLVLISRNLGLSF; encoded by the coding sequence ATGAAAGATAAGACGGTTTGGCAAGAGGTTTTAAACAGAGGGAAATGGGTGCTCATCCTTTTGGTAGCTTTTGTTCTATCTCAATTTCCCATAGGACTTGCTTTGTTTTTAGCAAACAAACAGTTTCCGATTTTACAGTCAGGGCTCTTAGTTGGTGCCCTATCCATAGTCGTTTTGATTGTATTCATTATTGGTGCACGAAAAACACAACTTGCTACTTTTAATCTATCCTTTTTTAAGGCAAAAGACTTGGCTCGCTTGGTACTGAGTTATCTGGTGATTTTTGCGACAAATCTCTTGGGTTCACTCCTGCTTCGACTAACAAATGAGGCAACAACCAATAACCAATCAATACTGAATGGTTTGGTTCAGAATAGTTCCTTGATTTCAACTTTCTTCCTACTAGTCTTGATTGCGCCGATTTGTGAGGAAATTTTGTGTCGCGGAATTATTCCTAAAAAGATCTTCCGTGGAAAAGAAAAACTAGGCTTTGTTGTTGGTGCAATCGTCTTTGCCTTGCTCCATATGCCAACCAATCTACCTTCTGTGATTATTTATGGAGGAATGTCAACGGTTTTGACTTGGACAGCCTATAAGACTGAGCGTTTGGAGATGTCCATTTTGCTTCATATGATTCTCAATGGTATTGCATTTTGTTTGTTGGCCTTATTGGTGTTGATTAGTAGAAATCTAGGTCTATCATTCTAA
- a CDS encoding Cof-type HAD-IIB family hydrolase has translation MTKKIIAVDLDGTLLNSESKLSDFTKKTIKKISEKGHHVIITTGRPYRMAKDFYRELELHTPMINFNGSLTHLPGQAWEHEKCLTLDKKYLLDMVKRTEDIQADFIAGEYRKKFYITTPNEEIADPKLFGVENFRPENQFKPERVTKDPNCILLQTRAEDKYALADEMNRFYQHQLSINTWGGPLNILECTPKGVNKAFALEYLLNVMNRDKKDLIAFGDEHNDTEMLAFAGKGYAMKNANPALLPYADEQLPLTNEEDGVAHALQNLFL, from the coding sequence ATGACTAAAAAAATTATCGCAGTCGATTTGGACGGAACCCTGCTGAATAGTGAAAGCAAGCTCTCCGATTTCACCAAAAAGACGATTAAAAAAATTTCAGAAAAAGGCCACCATGTCATCATCACGACAGGCCGTCCGTATCGTATGGCAAAAGACTTCTACCGTGAGCTAGAATTGCATACTCCCATGATTAACTTTAATGGTTCCCTTACCCATCTACCAGGACAGGCTTGGGAGCATGAAAAGTGCTTAACTTTGGACAAAAAATATCTCCTAGACATGGTCAAGCGCACGGAGGACATCCAGGCTGATTTTATTGCAGGAGAATATCGAAAAAAATTCTATATCACGACTCCGAATGAAGAAATTGCGGATCCTAAACTATTTGGCGTAGAGAACTTCCGGCCGGAAAATCAATTCAAACCCGAACGAGTAACCAAAGATCCCAACTGCATCCTCTTGCAAACAAGGGCTGAAGACAAATACGCTTTAGCGGACGAGATGAATCGTTTTTATCAACACCAACTATCCATCAATACCTGGGGCGGGCCCCTCAACATCCTCGAGTGTACTCCCAAGGGTGTAAACAAGGCCTTTGCTCTAGAGTACTTGCTCAATGTGATGAATCGTGATAAAAAAGACTTAATCGCCTTTGGTGATGAGCATAATGACACTGAAATGTTGGCATTTGCAGGCAAGGGATATGCTATGAAAAACGCCAATCCTGCTCTTCTTCCATATGCAGACGAACAACTTCCTCTGACCAACGAAGAAGATGGAGTTGCCCACGCTTTACAAAATTTATTCCTATAA